The Fusarium oxysporum Fo47 chromosome II, complete sequence genome includes a region encoding these proteins:
- a CDS encoding Retinoic acid induced 16-like protein-domain-containing protein, translating into MDFWSRLLSPLSSGGTRKDLGHDPAKRLHRFEKQYSLLLSAWRASSNLSRDSDAAETLEIRLQELTNILSDESRRPLPHPCIQYCSLKQIYVPIGKIATTSYNEWIIKEAVLFFATLIESEEEAFVENQTFSASLTNLLVRITGINSVRLGLDTESRVVELAFNITTKIRLDPSILPAWFKTHRGVALQNREKDENPRDAFVGRTQKADFPLFYILMDYIHHEGKVGDFARTGLLYIIEAASSSGPLEQWIVESDLSTLMATGLGALYSQLSRKLVVDHLPHNLPPILAFSDYEHPTSNYEVISSCSPEFQSHLETFLSHLLFWQDVLNHCRSVEVKSTLLEHFQVIFLQQLLYPSLLESSDIDGGSSVAVLTYLRRILESLDHPDMINLILHYLLALPDNIASARPGSSSSASKARKRKSMDLATMLAERAEPAATPLLFNLVDLVLACLRSRNQQTIHVTLQLVSAILKRHHRYAIVTLLRTDNVPIQNATRTVGAQEQEVEFIMSLAGTIGGEDDFDEVYQLVLRDTMSRLEAHPCSLKLVAPRASTSNQRLPDSLPGAPKEVADHTLRPDDPLLNSLLDLLETFFVNQVETNLSVTETLVDLAVCGFMKIEGWLTRSPSSYIYNEVEKQRRKSTEDEDVESEDDDDFEDLPSPTPEQKQLQAMEQCRQRPQWSQASLPRVLNVLRRLEEQVAAYRRSIPRFDELVQQRRDAFRTADAMLHHAGPTPRPTPISEDPPDRPSFEEVSRNASPSRPSALEGLAHRLLSELGTPSRASSPRGRKELGRSSGSGNATPGKSVLSSKEASHSRGRGTPGRSHSPPRTLDTIDSAQKAREEALARQMAEFAAMDQTILSKKVGLPDVKVEPIPLKFDKRPMLEPMETEVTEEEHAEQAPSEADEDQFEDTVTDLTEQLPVEVKDEDDAKTEDTETDLSDAETAPEIAEPMEPVESEAEDSANVDAEEGEPAKEVEVNEIEAKDLKVDEPEPSESEYHDTETKEDEPEEHKIATPQRETRNLDTPEPETPQPREARENTTTVSVSHVVTNVIILQSFLFELAALIQVRAGLFDEVRFV; encoded by the exons ATGGATTTC TGGTCGCGCTTATTGAGCCCTCTCTCGTCTGGGGGCACCCGCAAGGACCTGGGACATGATCCTGCGAAACGACTTCACCGGTTCGAAAAGCAATATAGCCTCTTACTC TCTGCTTGGAGAGCATCATCCAACCTATCTCGAGACAGCGACGCCGCCGAGACCCTTGAAATCCGCCTTCAGGAACTCACCAACATCCTAAGCGACGAGAGCCGAAGGCCGTTACCGCATCCATGTATCCAATACTGCTCGCTCAAGCAAATCTACGTGCCCATTGGAAAGATCGCTACGACTTCGTACAACGAGTGGATCATTAAGGAGGCCGTCCTCTTCTTTGCGACCCTTAtcgagagcgaggaggaagcGTTTGTTGAGAACCAAACCTTTTCCGCCAGCCTGACGAATCTTCTCGTGCGAATCACTGGCATCAACAGCGTGCGCCTGGGCCTGGATACCGAGTCGCGTGTCGTCGAGCTAGCATTTAACATCACAACCAAGATTCGGCTGGACCCGAGTATTCTACCAGCATGGTTCAAGACACACCGCGGCGTGGCGCTTCAGAAcagagagaaggatgagaaccCTCGCGATGCGTTCGTTGGACGGACACAAAAGGCCGATTTCCCCCTGTTTTATATCCTCATGGACTATATTCACCATGAGGGCAAGGTGGGCGACTTTGCGCGAACAGGTCTGCTGTATATCATCGAAGCTGCGTCGAGTTCAGGACCGCTGGAACAGTGGATTGTCGAAAGTGACCTATCAACTTTGATGGCAACAGGTCTTGGCGCTTTGTACAGCCAACTGAGCCGCAAACTCGTCGTCGACCATCTCCCTCATAACCTACCCCCTATTCTCGCCTTCTCCGATTACGAACATCCTACATCCAACTACGAAGTTATCAGCTCGTGCTCACCCGAGTTCCAATCTCACCTTGAAACCTTCTTATCACATCTATTATTCTGGCAAGACGTCTTGAACCACTGTCGGTCTGTAGAGGTCAAGTCGACTCTGCTGGAGCATTTCCAAGTTATTTTCCTTCAACAGTTATT ATACCCCTCACTGCTTGAGTCCTCTGATATCGACGGAGGCTCGTCTGTGGCTGTTTTGACTTATCTTCGCCGTATCCTGGAATCACTCGATCACCCTGACAtgatcaacctcatccttcaCTACCTCCTCGCACTCCCCGATAACATCGCTTCTGCCCGACCTGGCTCAAGCTCGTCTGCCAGCAAGGCTCGCAAGAGAAAGTCGATGGACCTGGCCACGATGTTGGCAGAAAGGGCAGAACCTGCTGCTACGCCCCTACTCTTCAACCTGGTTGATCTCGTTCTCGCATGCTTGAGATCGCGGAATCAACAAACAATTCATGTTACCTTACAACTGGTGTCAGCTATACTTAAGAGACACCACCGATATGCTATCGTCACTCTCCTAAGAACTGATAATGTTCCTATTCAGAATGCCACTAGAACAGTAGGCGCTCAGGAGCAAGAGGTCGAATTCATCATGTCATTGGCGGGAACAATAGGAGGTGAagatgactttgacgaggTCTATCAGCTTGTCCTTCGAGATACCATGTCGAGGCTTGAAGCACACCCTTGCTCTCTCAAGCTCGTCGCGCCCAGGGCATCTACGAGTAACCAAAGGCTGCCCGACAGCCTTCCCGGAGCACCTAAAGAGGTTGCAGATCACACTCTGCGACCCGATGAccctcttctcaactcacTACTGGATCTCCTGGAGACATTCTTCGTCAATCAAGTCGAGACGAATTTGTCCGTCACTGAGACACTTGTTGACTTGGCAGTCTGCGGTTTTATGAAGATCGAAGGATGGTTGACGCGAAGTCCAAGCTCTTATATATACAATGAAGTTGAGAAACAAAGACGTAAGTCTACGGAGGACGAAGATGTAGAGagtgaagacgacgatgattTTGAGGATCTGCCATCCCCAACCCCAGAACAGAAACAGCTACAAGCCATGGAACAATGCCGCCAACGGCCGCAATGGTCTCAGGCGTCTTTACCGCGTGTTTTAAACGTTCTCAGGAGATTGGAAGAGCAGGTGGCTGCCTACAGAAGGAGTATTCCCCGATTTGACGAGTTGGTGCAACAACGGCGCGACGCCTTCAGGACCGCGGATGCAATGTTACACCATGCGGGTCCCACACCCAGGCCGACCCCCATCAGCGAAGATCCTCCCGATCGACCAAGCTTTGAAGAGGTATCGCGCAACGCATCGCCTTCCCGACCGTCGGCACTGGAAGGATTAGCGCATCGTCTCTTGTCCGAGTTGGGAACGCCGAGCCGTGCCAGCAGCCCGCGAGGACGCAAAGAGCTGGGCCGTAGCTCTGGAAGCGGCAACGCGACACCTGGAAAGTCTGTGCTTAGTTCCAAGGAAGCGTCTCATAGCAGGGGGCGAGGCACTCCTGGACGTAGCCACTCTCCTCCAAGGACGCTCGATACCATCGATTCAGCGCAGAAGGCCAGGGAAGAAGCGCTTGCTCGACAGATGGCGGAATTTGCGGCTATGGACCAAACTATCCTCTCTAAGAAGGTGGGATTGCCAGATGTCAAGGTTGAGCCTATTCCCCTCAAGTTTGACAAGAGGCCAATGCTCGAACCTATGGAGACCGAAGTTACGGAGGAGGAACATGCTGAGCAGGCCCCCTCTGAAGCTGATGAGGACCAGTTTGAGGATACTGTGACTGATCTTACTGAGCAATTACCTGTGGAGgtgaaggatgaggatgatgcgAAGACGGAAGATACGGAGACTGATCTCTCTGACGCCGAAACTGCGCCTGAAATTGCCGAACCGATGGAACCGGTTGAGTCAGAGGCGGAGGATTCGGCAAATGTTGATGCCGAAGAAGGTGAACCTGCTAAGGAAGTGGAAGTCAACGAAATCGAGGCCAAGGACCTGAAGGTTGATGAACCTGAGCCTAGTGAGTCTGAGTATCACGACACCGAGACCAAGGAAGACGAACCAGAGGAACACAAGATTGCGACACCTCAACGAGAGACTCGAAATCTGGATACACCAGAACCCGAAACTCCTCAACCCAGAGAAGCAAGGGAGAACACAACAACTGTTTCAGTGTCGCACGTTGTAACCAACGTTATCATCCTACAATCGTTTCTCTTCGAGCTGGCTGCCCTTATTCAAGTCAGAGCAGGTCTATTTGATGAGGTGCGGTTCGTATAG